A window of the Burkholderia sp. 9120 genome harbors these coding sequences:
- a CDS encoding ferritin-like domain-containing protein — MAFSQGDDDRKAVRSHWRLQDLNFAGIDLTRIHERDDLFVLVCSASLIESGSGLYTRNLVHYFAKDLEICDWLRDHWEPEELQHGQALKAYIQHGWPEFDWNGAYVDFLEQYSKLCTADNLEPTRGQEMVARCVVEMGATTYYQALNSVCDEPVLRGLTWRIRNDELQHHGHFYRYFLKYQMQEPVGRLLVIAALWRRLAELRHSDTEIALRCATYWRFGERTVPSTFATIRREVFGLVSVRYPVKLALRMTLKPLALNPRFQRWVERPLALAVIVSRVMLR; from the coding sequence ATGGCGTTTTCACAAGGGGATGACGATCGTAAAGCAGTGAGGTCACACTGGCGTCTCCAGGATCTGAATTTCGCCGGCATCGATCTCACACGTATACATGAGCGAGACGATCTCTTCGTTCTTGTGTGTAGTGCCTCACTTATCGAAAGCGGCTCGGGTCTCTATACGCGCAATCTGGTGCACTATTTTGCCAAAGATCTGGAGATCTGCGATTGGCTGCGAGATCACTGGGAGCCAGAGGAACTCCAGCACGGACAGGCACTGAAGGCCTATATTCAGCATGGGTGGCCAGAATTCGACTGGAATGGGGCGTATGTGGATTTTCTCGAGCAATATTCGAAGCTTTGCACCGCCGATAACCTCGAGCCAACACGAGGCCAGGAAATGGTCGCGCGTTGCGTCGTCGAGATGGGAGCCACCACTTACTACCAGGCATTAAACTCAGTGTGTGATGAGCCGGTTCTTCGCGGCCTCACCTGGCGCATCCGTAACGATGAGTTGCAGCACCACGGGCATTTCTATAGATACTTTCTCAAGTATCAGATGCAGGAGCCTGTGGGTAGGTTGTTGGTCATCGCTGCCCTTTGGCGTCGCCTTGCCGAACTGCGTCACAGTGATACCGAGATCGCCTTACGTTGCGCTACCTACTGGCGCTTCGGTGAGCGAACGGTGCCTTCTACGTTCGCCACAATCCGAAGGGAGGTTTTTGGATTGGTTAGCGTACGGTATCCGGTCAAGTTAGCCCTGAGAATGACACTCAAGCCGCTAGCATTGAATCCGAGATTCCAACGTTGGGTGGAGCGACCTTTGGCTTTGGCCGTGATCGTTAGCCGGGTCATGTTGAGGTGA
- the tpiA gene encoding triose-phosphate isomerase has product MKVRLIVNKPMAVFESVSQPQRDGWSTSQCEEDMRALIAGNWKMNGLLSQLVEIDTVAASVSATPPHADILICPPATLIARAAEQVAGRIAIGGQNCHSKISGAFTGDISAEMLKDAGASTVIVGHSERRRDHGETDAMVAEKAKAAWRAGLLTIVCVGETKSQREGGSALSVCGTQISGSVPQHMVSLHNAVAYEPLWAIGSGQVPTASQITEMHAHIRWCLVEHLGEQGKEVRILYGGSVKPANARAILALPEVNGALIGGASLRAADFLEIIDGVPHCP; this is encoded by the coding sequence TTGAAAGTCCGGCTGATTGTAAACAAGCCGATGGCGGTGTTCGAGTCAGTGAGCCAGCCGCAGCGTGATGGGTGGTCAACCAGCCAATGTGAGGAAGACATGCGCGCTTTGATTGCCGGAAACTGGAAGATGAATGGTCTTCTGTCACAACTGGTCGAGATCGATACTGTTGCAGCATCGGTGAGCGCGACGCCTCCACACGCGGACATTCTGATTTGCCCGCCGGCCACGCTAATCGCACGCGCGGCAGAGCAGGTGGCTGGGCGCATCGCAATTGGAGGACAGAATTGCCATAGCAAGATTTCGGGGGCGTTCACAGGGGATATTAGCGCCGAGATGCTCAAAGACGCGGGCGCGAGTACCGTCATCGTGGGACATTCGGAGCGGCGGCGGGATCATGGGGAGACCGATGCGATGGTGGCAGAGAAAGCTAAAGCTGCATGGCGCGCCGGGCTCCTAACAATTGTTTGTGTCGGCGAGACTAAATCGCAACGCGAGGGGGGGAGCGCACTATCTGTATGCGGGACTCAGATTTCGGGTAGCGTGCCTCAGCATATGGTCTCGCTCCACAATGCAGTCGCGTATGAGCCGCTCTGGGCGATTGGAAGCGGCCAGGTGCCGACAGCGTCGCAGATCACGGAGATGCACGCGCACATCCGATGGTGTCTGGTCGAGCACCTGGGCGAGCAAGGGAAGGAGGTACGCATCCTTTACGGCGGCTCCGTCAAACCCGCCAACGCACGGGCGATTCTCGCACTTCCAGAGGTCAACGGCGCGCTGATTGGTGGTGCAAGCCTGAGGGCCGCAGATTTCCTCGAGATTATTGACGGTGTTCCACACTGCCCTTGA
- a CDS encoding site-specific integrase, producing MEAHAASYRRYLTKRGYSHNTIERYYRGLAHFAHWISEQGIGLREVDDALIDRFLFVHLLHCHCAPKCERSRTSIHAALKLFIEMRGIARAEPISSVSTAISREVADFDRHMSEVRGLSESSRYVRRRDVTEFLVDRFGSGLIRIANLCPSDIENFVLRRTRGLAPSTIKGVGIALRSYFLFKSSCGIPTTTLIAALPRVALWRLSGLPDILSPEEIRQLLSAFDRNSATGMRDYAITRCLLDLGLRRAEVAQLCLDDIDWRVGTLTLHGKGNRIDVVPLPRRTGEAIAGYLQYGRPQTTRREVFVRHRPPINAGAGLDIVRNAVRYAAERCGLQQRVRGTHIFRHTVACRMAQGSAPFKEIADLLRHRSLDTTTIYAKVNVPALRLVALPWPGRHS from the coding sequence ATGGAAGCTCACGCGGCCTCATACCGCCGATATCTAACCAAACGTGGATATTCGCATAACACAATCGAGCGTTATTACCGCGGTCTCGCGCATTTCGCGCACTGGATTTCGGAACAGGGAATCGGCCTTCGAGAAGTCGACGATGCATTGATTGACAGGTTTCTCTTCGTTCATCTGCTCCATTGCCATTGTGCCCCCAAATGCGAGCGATCAAGAACCAGTATTCACGCTGCACTGAAGCTATTTATCGAGATGCGGGGCATCGCGCGTGCAGAGCCGATATCGTCTGTATCGACTGCGATAAGCAGAGAGGTCGCGGATTTCGATCGGCACATGTCTGAAGTTCGTGGACTCTCCGAGAGTTCCCGCTACGTGCGAAGACGAGATGTGACGGAGTTTCTCGTCGATCGTTTCGGATCCGGTCTGATTCGTATTGCGAATCTTTGTCCGTCTGATATCGAGAACTTCGTCCTGCGTCGTACGCGCGGACTGGCACCAAGCACGATCAAGGGCGTTGGTATCGCCCTTCGCAGCTACTTCCTTTTCAAATCCAGTTGCGGTATCCCAACCACAACACTTATCGCCGCACTGCCGCGGGTGGCCTTATGGCGACTCTCTGGCCTGCCGGATATCTTGTCGCCTGAGGAGATCAGACAGCTGCTCAGCGCCTTTGACCGCAACAGCGCCACCGGCATGCGCGACTACGCCATTACCCGGTGCCTGCTGGACCTTGGCTTGAGACGCGCTGAAGTCGCACAATTGTGCCTCGACGATATCGACTGGCGCGTGGGAACCTTGACGCTTCACGGCAAAGGTAATCGAATCGATGTGGTACCGCTGCCGCGGCGAACCGGCGAAGCGATCGCTGGGTATCTGCAGTACGGACGTCCTCAAACAACGCGGCGAGAGGTCTTTGTACGCCATCGACCGCCGATCAATGCAGGAGCTGGTCTGGACATCGTAAGAAACGCAGTGCGTTACGCCGCCGAACGTTGCGGGCTTCAACAACGCGTGCGTGGCACACACATTTTCCGACACACAGTGGCATGTCGGATGGCACAAGGCAGCGCCCCATTCAAGGAGATTGCCGACCTGTTACGCCATCGCAGCCTTGACACGACGACCATTTATGCCAAGGTGAATGTTCCAGCGCTTCGACTGGTAGCGCTTCCCTGGCCGGGGAGGCACTCATGA
- a CDS encoding tyrosine-type recombinase/integrase: MSKSLTQPFPVLLQKFFTQRLLLQQHVSHCTVTAYRDSFRLLLAFAYQRLHKRPSNIAIEDLNASFILAFLHHLERDRHNCIRSRNARLAAIRSFMEYVSSEEPSALATVRSVLAIPMKRFEQPLVGSLSREHIEAILAAPDMETWTGQRDRVMLATLYNTGARVSELLEMRVADLVLGSTSWVQIHGKGRKDRSVPLWPDTARELKRWLRQYPRSPHEPIFPGRSGGTLTRVGFTERLNLAVEVASRQFPELLKCRISPHVVRHSVATHMLQSGVDITVIALWLGHESPVTTHRYVEADLQMKDRALQALQAPSRKPTRYRPKDDVLRFLETL, from the coding sequence ATGAGCAAGTCTCTCACACAACCATTTCCCGTTTTATTGCAGAAGTTTTTTACCCAACGCCTTCTGCTACAGCAACACGTAAGCCACTGCACCGTGACCGCTTACCGCGACAGTTTTCGCCTGTTGCTAGCCTTTGCATATCAACGATTGCACAAGCGGCCTTCCAATATTGCTATCGAAGATCTGAACGCGTCGTTCATTCTCGCGTTTCTCCACCACCTCGAACGGGATCGCCATAATTGCATCCGCAGCCGCAACGCGAGGCTCGCCGCCATACGGTCGTTCATGGAATATGTTTCCTCCGAGGAGCCCTCGGCGCTGGCGACCGTGCGGTCTGTATTGGCGATACCCATGAAGCGCTTCGAGCAGCCTCTCGTCGGATCTCTGTCTCGCGAGCATATTGAAGCGATTCTCGCTGCTCCCGATATGGAAACGTGGACTGGCCAACGTGATCGTGTCATGCTGGCAACCCTGTACAACACCGGTGCGCGTGTTTCCGAGCTCCTCGAGATGCGTGTTGCTGATCTCGTGCTCGGCTCGACCTCATGGGTACAGATCCATGGCAAAGGTCGAAAAGATCGTTCTGTACCATTGTGGCCAGACACAGCTAGGGAGCTGAAGCGGTGGTTGAGGCAATATCCACGGAGTCCTCATGAACCGATATTTCCAGGTCGCTCTGGTGGAACGCTCACGCGCGTTGGCTTTACCGAACGTCTTAACCTCGCGGTCGAGGTAGCATCGCGACAGTTTCCCGAACTTCTGAAGTGCCGAATATCTCCGCACGTGGTGAGGCACTCGGTAGCAACGCATATGCTGCAATCTGGTGTCGATATTACCGTCATCGCGCTATGGCTTGGTCACGAAAGTCCGGTGACAACACATCGTTATGTCGAGGCTGACCTGCAAATGAAGGATCGTGCGTTACAGGCTCTCCAGGCACCTTCGCGAAAGCCGACGCGATATCGTCCGAAGGACGACGTTCTTCGCTTCCTGGAAACCCTGTAG
- a CDS encoding tyrosine-type recombinase/integrase, which produces MRHRKSLMQWIDDYLAVRRQAGFALKAEGEQLRHFARFAQQIGHKGSLTTQLAVRWASSSVGGRRLTAARRIELLRPFAKYCRQFDPATDIPPRGLFGPAHRRLVPHVFSDNEIIELMASCEGLYPPHGLRGASCAAIFGLMASSGLRTAEVAALTRSDVDLDRRLLLIRCGKLGKSRWVPIHPTTADVLRRYARKRDRDPLTLNSEAFFVFDYGRPASTHSINYAFHILCDALKLRPRGDHSRLRLRDLRHSFVCHRLQEWYARGLDVDRSILALSTYLGHAKVTDTYWYETATPELLAIAAQRFVSCRRGTS; this is translated from the coding sequence ATGAGACACCGCAAATCACTTATGCAGTGGATCGACGACTACCTCGCGGTTCGCCGCCAAGCGGGATTTGCGCTCAAGGCGGAAGGCGAACAGCTTCGACACTTCGCGCGATTCGCTCAACAGATCGGCCACAAGGGCTCGTTGACCACACAGCTTGCCGTGCGATGGGCAAGCAGTTCCGTAGGAGGCCGCCGGCTTACGGCCGCACGCAGGATCGAGCTACTACGGCCCTTTGCCAAATACTGCCGGCAGTTCGATCCCGCAACGGACATTCCACCTCGAGGGCTTTTTGGGCCGGCACATCGCCGGCTGGTCCCACATGTCTTTAGTGACAATGAGATCATCGAGTTGATGGCCAGCTGCGAGGGGCTTTATCCACCACACGGCTTGCGTGGCGCGAGCTGCGCGGCAATCTTTGGATTGATGGCATCCTCAGGTCTGAGGACCGCTGAAGTGGCGGCGTTGACGCGCTCGGACGTCGATCTCGACCGCCGATTGCTGCTCATTCGGTGCGGGAAGCTCGGTAAATCCCGCTGGGTCCCGATACACCCCACCACCGCCGACGTCCTGAGGCGCTACGCCAGGAAACGCGATCGCGATCCCCTGACCCTAAACAGCGAAGCGTTCTTCGTTTTTGACTATGGTCGACCAGCCTCCACGCACAGCATCAACTATGCCTTCCATATTCTCTGTGACGCGCTGAAGTTGCGACCGCGTGGAGACCATTCTCGACTTCGCCTGCGCGACCTTCGCCATTCATTCGTGTGCCACAGGCTCCAGGAATGGTACGCCCGTGGACTGGACGTAGATCGCAGCATTCTTGCCTTGTCGACCTATCTCGGCCACGCTAAGGTCACCGACACATACTGGTATGAGACAGCCACTCCCGAGCTGTTAGCTATCGCAGCTCAGCGCTTCGTGAGTTGTCGGAGAGGTACATCATGA
- a CDS encoding ATP-dependent Clp protease ATP-binding subunit produces the protein MPNQLCEICNARPAVVRVVVAQNGKRRSMSICDYHYRELTRHQSMVSPFDSILGQGGLSNFLGDTHAAQGDESSWNANLEKESVEPTDAFSAQTIELLQRAGEKAHELHRTELDTEHLLYVLADTDVGLALFKELKLSPDDIKSYLDQHAPHGVSPVEATTDRMTISPRLKKVFVHAFEASHELGHSYVGPEHLLIGLASVPDSLAGTLLKKYGVSPEMIRQKTVKVIGKGSQDGRVEASTGTPNLDKFGRDLTALARQGKLDPVVGRAQEIESTIEVLARRRKNNPVLIGEPGVGKTAIVEGLAQRIVSGEVPEVLRGRRLVEVNLNSMVAGAKYRGEFEERAKALIDEVTAKKDELILFIDELHTIVGAGQGGGEGGLDIANVLKPALARGELSLIGATTLNEFQKYIEKDAALERRFQPVLICEPTVEQTIVILRGLRDKLEEHHQLTFSDEAFVAATELADRYITNRFLPDKAIDVIDQAAARVRIGASSRPLAMQELEAEMGQLKREQDYASSRKRYDAAKVLEQSIKIKKAEFDEQTEAWQRKTGSETLEVTVLAVAAVVSKLTGVPVSELTQEEREKLLKLEERLRVRVIGQDQAVKAVSDAVRVSRAGLGQANRPIATLLFLGPTGVGKTELAKALAETVFGDEQAIIRIDMSEYMERHAVARLIGAPPGYVGYDEGGQLTERVRRRPYSVILLDEIEKAHADVNNVLLQVFDDGRLTDGKGRVVDFSNTVIIATSNLGASLIMDDLEQAPAERMSEKALRDALLQVLKGYFRPEFLNRIDEVIVFHSLTREDIRAIVRIQLDRVVRTAAAQRITVQIDDSLVEHLVEAGYQPQYGARELKRQIRLEVETLLARELLGEALKSGNTVRLAFDATISQVSITPVDLPPPTKQKIRKVKKDEHAEDAV, from the coding sequence ATGCCGAACCAACTCTGTGAGATCTGCAACGCGCGTCCCGCCGTCGTTCGAGTCGTCGTGGCGCAAAACGGCAAGCGCAGGTCGATGTCGATCTGCGACTACCACTACCGTGAACTGACGCGCCATCAAAGCATGGTGTCTCCGTTCGATTCGATTCTCGGCCAGGGCGGATTGTCAAACTTTCTAGGCGACACGCACGCCGCTCAAGGCGACGAGTCATCGTGGAACGCAAACCTGGAGAAAGAATCTGTCGAACCAACCGATGCGTTCAGTGCGCAAACCATCGAGCTTCTCCAGCGCGCCGGAGAAAAAGCACATGAGTTGCATCGAACCGAACTCGACACAGAACATCTGCTGTATGTGCTGGCCGATACCGATGTTGGTCTGGCTTTGTTCAAGGAACTGAAACTTTCGCCGGACGACATCAAGAGCTATCTGGATCAACATGCGCCGCATGGCGTTTCTCCCGTCGAGGCCACGACGGACAGGATGACGATTTCGCCACGGCTCAAGAAGGTTTTCGTTCATGCGTTCGAGGCGTCACATGAATTGGGGCACTCCTATGTTGGACCTGAGCATCTGCTGATCGGTCTTGCGTCGGTTCCCGACAGTCTCGCCGGAACGTTGCTGAAGAAGTACGGTGTGTCGCCAGAGATGATTCGTCAGAAAACCGTGAAAGTGATCGGCAAGGGATCGCAGGATGGCCGCGTCGAAGCGTCGACCGGTACACCGAATCTCGACAAATTCGGTCGGGACCTGACGGCGCTTGCCAGGCAGGGCAAGCTCGACCCGGTGGTGGGACGTGCGCAGGAAATCGAAAGCACAATCGAGGTGCTCGCCAGGCGCCGGAAGAACAATCCGGTGCTGATCGGCGAGCCGGGGGTCGGCAAGACCGCGATCGTGGAAGGCCTCGCGCAGCGAATTGTCAGCGGTGAAGTACCAGAAGTGCTTCGCGGTCGGCGTCTGGTGGAAGTAAACCTCAATTCCATGGTGGCTGGCGCCAAATACAGGGGCGAATTCGAGGAGCGTGCCAAGGCGCTGATCGACGAAGTGACCGCCAAGAAGGACGAACTCATTCTCTTTATCGACGAGTTGCACACCATTGTCGGCGCTGGGCAAGGCGGAGGCGAGGGTGGGCTCGACATCGCCAACGTATTGAAGCCTGCACTGGCGCGCGGTGAGCTTAGCCTGATTGGCGCCACGACCTTGAACGAATTTCAGAAGTACATCGAGAAGGATGCTGCGCTCGAGCGTCGGTTCCAACCGGTCCTCATTTGCGAGCCGACCGTAGAGCAAACCATCGTGATCCTTCGGGGCCTGCGCGACAAGCTTGAAGAGCACCACCAGTTGACATTCTCCGACGAGGCCTTTGTCGCGGCAACCGAGCTGGCCGATCGGTACATCACGAACCGCTTTTTACCGGACAAGGCGATCGACGTGATCGACCAGGCCGCCGCTCGCGTCCGGATTGGTGCCAGCTCGAGACCTCTTGCGATGCAGGAACTCGAAGCGGAGATGGGGCAGCTGAAACGCGAGCAGGACTATGCGTCGTCGCGCAAGCGCTACGATGCGGCCAAGGTGCTTGAGCAAAGCATCAAGATAAAGAAGGCAGAGTTCGATGAGCAGACGGAAGCCTGGCAGCGCAAAACCGGTTCGGAAACACTGGAGGTGACAGTGCTCGCCGTAGCCGCCGTCGTTTCGAAACTGACGGGCGTTCCGGTAAGCGAACTGACCCAGGAAGAGCGGGAGAAGTTGCTGAAGCTTGAAGAGCGGTTGCGCGTGCGCGTGATTGGTCAGGACCAGGCTGTGAAGGCGGTAAGCGATGCGGTGCGGGTATCGCGAGCAGGGCTCGGTCAGGCCAACCGGCCGATTGCGACGTTGCTCTTTCTTGGACCGACGGGCGTCGGTAAAACTGAACTGGCGAAAGCGCTCGCGGAAACAGTATTCGGCGACGAGCAGGCGATAATCCGCATCGACATGTCCGAGTATATGGAGCGCCATGCGGTCGCTCGTCTGATCGGGGCGCCGCCAGGCTATGTCGGCTATGACGAGGGTGGTCAGCTGACGGAGCGGGTCAGGCGCCGGCCATACAGCGTCATTTTGCTCGATGAGATCGAAAAAGCGCATGCCGATGTGAACAACGTTTTACTCCAGGTGTTCGACGACGGACGGCTAACTGACGGAAAGGGGCGCGTGGTCGACTTCTCGAACACGGTTATCATCGCAACCAGCAACCTGGGTGCGTCGCTGATTATGGACGACCTGGAACAGGCGCCAGCGGAGCGGATGAGCGAGAAAGCGCTTCGTGATGCATTGCTGCAGGTGCTCAAAGGCTACTTCAGACCGGAATTCCTCAACCGGATCGACGAAGTCATCGTGTTCCACTCGCTGACGCGGGAAGATATTCGGGCAATCGTCCGGATACAACTTGACCGCGTCGTCCGTACTGCAGCGGCACAGCGCATCACCGTGCAAATTGACGATTCTCTGGTCGAGCACCTGGTGGAAGCCGGCTATCAACCGCAATACGGGGCACGTGAACTCAAGCGCCAGATCAGACTCGAAGTGGAGACGCTCCTCGCGCGGGAGCTCCTTGGCGAGGCGTTAAAAAGCGGCAACACCGTGCGTCTGGCTTTTGACGCGACAATCAGTCAGGTGAGCATTACTCCCGTCGATTTACCGCCGCCGACGAAGCAGAAAATCAGAAAAGTTAAAAAGGATGAGCATGCGGAGGACGCCGTCTGA
- a CDS encoding histidine phosphatase family protein, which produces MSQLLQAYLVRHGETAWSISGQHTGRTDLPLTADGENGARELAPLLRKIRFGRVFVSPRLRARQTCELAGLGQVSEIEADLAEWDYGDYEGRRSSDIRKMRPDWNVWRDGVPGGEAPTEVSARADRLITRLCSMHGNIALFTHGQFGAVIAARWIGLPLMDGQHFPLHPASVSILGHEPSHPDIRVIELWNATSSRFWFDPQEHTSIV; this is translated from the coding sequence ATGAGCCAATTACTGCAGGCGTATCTAGTTCGGCATGGCGAGACCGCCTGGTCTATCAGCGGGCAGCACACCGGACGCACTGATCTCCCCTTGACTGCAGACGGCGAGAACGGGGCGCGTGAACTCGCGCCGCTTCTGAGGAAGATCCGGTTCGGACGTGTTTTCGTCAGTCCGCGACTGCGTGCCCGGCAGACTTGCGAGCTGGCCGGCCTCGGGCAGGTGAGCGAGATTGAAGCTGATCTGGCGGAGTGGGACTATGGCGACTACGAAGGCCGGCGGTCCTCCGACATCAGGAAGATGCGCCCAGACTGGAATGTTTGGCGGGACGGAGTTCCAGGCGGTGAAGCGCCCACAGAAGTCTCTGCGCGCGCCGACAGGCTGATCACACGTCTGTGCTCGATGCACGGCAACATCGCGCTCTTTACGCATGGCCAGTTTGGCGCAGTCATCGCAGCCCGATGGATCGGGCTCCCATTGATGGATGGGCAGCATTTCCCGTTGCATCCGGCGTCGGTAAGCATTCTCGGTCATGAGCCCAGCCATCCCGATATTCGCGTCATCGAACTGTGGAATGCCACGTCGTCGCGATTCTGGTTCGACCCTCAGGAGCATACCTCGATCGTGTGA